A part of Antennarius striatus isolate MH-2024 chromosome 21, ASM4005453v1, whole genome shotgun sequence genomic DNA contains:
- the LOC137588212 gene encoding tubulin alpha chain-like, with protein MLNIFRWKRTNSYQAASFILISQRECISVHVGQAGVQMGNTSWELYCLEHDIQPDGQMPNRDPVGGHDDSFNTFFSETGAGKYVPRAVFVDLEPTVMDEVRTGAYRQLFHPEQMISGKEDAANNYARGHYTIGKEVIDGVLDRIRKLADQCTGLQGFLVFHSFGGGTGSGFTSLLMERLSVDYGKKSKLEFAVYPSPQVSTAVVEPYNSILTTHTTLEHSDCAFLVDNEAIYDICRRNLDIECPSYTNLNRLISQIVSSITASLRFDGALNVDLAEFQTNLVPYPRIHFPLATYAPVISAEKAYHEQLSVAEITNACFEPANQMVKCDPRHGKYMACCLLFRGDVVPKDVNAAIGAIKTKRTIQFVDWCPTGFKVGINYQPPTVVPGGDLAKVQRAVCMLSNTTAIAEAWSRLDHKFDLMYAKRAFVHWYVGEGMEEGEFAEAREDMAALEKDYEEVGVDSVEDTGEGGEGDEY; from the exons ATGTTGAACATTTTCAGgtggaaaagaacaaacagttATCAAGCTGCATCTTTTATTCTTATTTCACAGCGTGAATGTATCTCTGTCCATGTGGGCCAAGCCGGGGTCCAGATGGGGAACACCAGCTGGGAGCTCTACTGTCTGGAACACGACATCCAGCCAGATGGACAGATGCCCAATCGCGATCCTGTCGGAGGCCACGACGACTCCTTCAACACTTTCTTCAGTGAGACGGGGGCTGGGAAGTACGTCCCCAGAGCCGTCTTTGTTGACCTGGAACCCACTGTGATGG ATGAAGTACGCACAGGAGCATACCGTCAGCTCTTTCATCCTGAACAGATGATTTCAGGAAAAGAAGACGCTGCTAACAACTATGCCAGAGGGCATTACACCATTGGCAAAGAGGTCATCGATGGTGTCCTAGATAGAATCCGCAAACTG GCTGACCAATGCACAGGTCTCCAGGGCTTTCTGGTCTTCCACTCCTTTGGTGGAGGCACTGGCTCAGGTTTCACCTCCCTGTTAATGGAGAGACTCTCTGTTGATTATGGAAAAAAGTCTAAGCTTGAGTTTGCCGTCTACCCATCCCCCCAGGTTTCCACAGCAGTAGTGGAGCCTTACAATTCTATCCTGACCACCCACACCACCTTAGAGCACTCTGACTGTGCCTTCCTGGTGGACAACGAGGCTATTTACGACATCTGTCGCAGGAACCTCGACATTGAATGTCCATCATACACCAACCTAAACAGGCTCATCAGCCAGATTGTGTCTTCAATCACAGCCTCACTTCGCTTTGATGGAGCCCTGAATGTTGACCTGGCTGAGTTCCAGACCAACTTGGTGCCCTACCCTCGTATCCACTTCCCTCTGGCCACCTACGCTCCAGTCATCTCTGCTGAGAAAGCCTACCATGAACAGTTGTCTGTTGCTGAGATCACAAACGCCTGCTTTGAGCCGGCCAACCAGATGGTGAAGTGTGATCCTCGTCATGGTAAATACATGGCTTGCTGCCTGCTGTTTCGTGGTGACGTGGTGCCCAAAGATGTCAACGCAGCCATCGGTGCCATCAAAACCAAACGCACCATCcagtttgtggactggtgccccACAGGCTTCAAGGTGGGTATCAACTACCAGCCTCCAACTGTGGTTCCTGGAGGAGACCTTGCTAAAGTGCAGAGGGCTGTCTGCATGCTGAGCAACACCACAGCCATCGCTGAGGCCTGGTCTCGTCTCGACCACAAGTTTGACCTCATGTACGCCAAGAGAGCCTTTGTCCACTGGTATGTTGGGGAGGGAATGGAAGAGGGAGAGTTCGCTGAGGCCAGAGAAGACATGGCTGCCCTGGAGAAGgattatgaagaggttggagttGACTCGGTTGAGGACACTGGGGAAGGTGGGGAAGGGGATGAATATTAG